In Ruminiclostridium papyrosolvens DSM 2782, the following proteins share a genomic window:
- a CDS encoding O-fucosyltransferase family protein, which produces MSSDRFLLIKAWSYILWADVDHVLGQLLVSELTNRIPVVYWPTHCLHNGYILTNGFELYFEPVSNYSIFDVAKPEYTYYPPIWDHENLFVEDQNKDTWIYRNIGDLLNSQENVVVTDVYYNIHELIPFITNDHPCYGMSAKQIYRYLFSKYIRLRSDINTEVQGFYNSWLKGNHPVLAVHVRRVEKDVVFDTRSRKVGNEYWNKIYEKYKQKPKKNRKKLSNMFAKGKVKEPNRGYHKEIKKYINKYNVKKIFLLTDCEDTLREYKNIYGSMLVYTNCKRIKNDQPVYHMENPMVVRRRGMEIIKDTYIAAKCDFFIGNDFSNVSHGVTRIKDWADKNIKMMYWISRKRKYPVNVMLVVKNDKPTIFTRIAQRVKKFIKKFKKSKESRGELNAK; this is translated from the coding sequence ATGTCAAGTGACAGATTCCTGCTTATAAAAGCTTGGAGCTATATTCTTTGGGCGGATGTAGATCATGTGTTGGGGCAACTTCTTGTTTCTGAACTTACCAACAGGATTCCGGTTGTATACTGGCCTACCCATTGTTTGCACAATGGGTATATCCTGACCAACGGCTTTGAACTGTACTTTGAACCTGTTTCCAACTACTCCATATTTGACGTAGCAAAGCCTGAGTACACATATTATCCGCCAATATGGGACCATGAAAATTTATTTGTTGAAGATCAAAATAAAGATACCTGGATTTACAGAAATATCGGAGATTTACTTAACAGCCAAGAAAATGTCGTAGTAACGGATGTTTATTATAACATACATGAATTAATTCCGTTTATAACAAATGATCACCCGTGTTACGGAATGAGTGCTAAACAAATATACAGATATCTGTTCAGCAAATATATAAGGCTGAGATCAGATATAAATACGGAGGTGCAGGGTTTTTATAATTCATGGCTAAAAGGTAACCATCCTGTCCTTGCGGTTCACGTAAGAAGGGTTGAAAAAGATGTGGTATTTGATACCAGATCTAGAAAAGTAGGAAACGAGTATTGGAATAAAATTTATGAGAAATATAAGCAAAAACCTAAAAAAAACAGAAAAAAGTTAAGTAATATGTTTGCAAAAGGTAAGGTTAAAGAGCCCAACAGAGGCTACCATAAGGAGATTAAAAAATATATTAACAAATATAATGTCAAGAAGATATTCCTGCTTACGGACTGTGAAGACACACTGAGGGAGTATAAGAATATATACGGCTCTATGCTTGTCTATACAAATTGTAAAAGGATAAAAAATGACCAACCCGTGTATCATATGGAAAATCCAATGGTAGTAAGGCGAAGAGGCATGGAAATTATCAAAGACACATATATCGCTGCAAAATGTGATTTTTTCATAGGAAATGACTTTTCAAACGTGTCACACGGCGTTACACGTATAAAGGATTGGGCGGATAAAAACATAAAAATGATGTATTGGATATCCAGAAAGAGAAAGTATCCTGTAAATGTAATGCTTGTTGTAAAAAATGATAAACCCACTATTTTTACCCGTATAGCCCAAAGAGTTAAAAAGTTTATAAAAAAGTTTAAAAAGAGTAAAGAGAGCAGAGGTGAGCTAAATGCCAAATGA
- a CDS encoding S8 family peptidase has translation MNTLAINIAVIDDGVNEKLYKRDRLSYNLEITHDLTVCDRVGYDQFLPSHGTTCAAIIKKYAPEADLSSIKILDSSSRTGMKAQLIHAIKWCADNSIRIVNLSLGTIDYRDFSEVKEAVDYAYEKNVIVIAACNNRNIYTCPASFEKVIGVRCDLKEAIKEGEYTFNIDCMDGINISACAKHSLKKYDGTEKVTAECNSYAAPMVTAYVYNILRNHPDMCFDEIMEKLQQEANKRNYTECVHSLKSKEPDIPIILVNNSGFDYFEKGLTGKFRSDGFNALCLYENIKESDFCNGYINIRHYSKQQLPALEKSIYNIFNIFEPDILLLSQGNQKNDNSLMKGIMDLDFDIEIRVNDTLAVEVKSSYEIRIFNDFDNNQLENLYSYILELFEKEE, from the coding sequence ATGAATACATTAGCTATTAATATTGCAGTCATAGATGATGGAGTTAACGAGAAGCTCTATAAAAGGGACAGACTTTCGTACAATCTGGAAATAACTCATGATTTAACTGTTTGTGACAGAGTGGGTTATGACCAGTTTTTGCCGTCCCATGGTACAACCTGTGCTGCAATAATAAAAAAGTATGCTCCTGAGGCTGATTTAAGCAGTATAAAAATATTGGATTCAAGCTCAAGAACAGGAATGAAAGCACAGCTTATCCATGCAATCAAATGGTGTGCTGACAACAGTATACGTATTGTAAATTTGAGTTTAGGAACAATAGATTACAGAGATTTTAGTGAAGTAAAGGAAGCCGTGGATTATGCATATGAGAAAAATGTAATAGTAATCGCCGCATGTAACAATCGCAATATTTATACATGTCCTGCATCTTTCGAAAAGGTTATAGGGGTAAGGTGTGATTTAAAGGAAGCAATAAAAGAGGGCGAGTATACCTTTAATATTGATTGTATGGACGGAATAAATATATCTGCGTGTGCAAAACACAGCCTGAAAAAGTATGATGGAACGGAAAAAGTGACAGCTGAATGTAACAGCTACGCAGCGCCTATGGTCACAGCGTATGTATATAATATTTTGAGAAATCATCCTGATATGTGTTTTGATGAAATTATGGAGAAACTACAGCAGGAGGCAAACAAAAGGAATTACACAGAGTGTGTTCATTCCTTAAAAAGTAAAGAGCCGGATATACCTATTATTTTGGTCAATAATAGTGGCTTTGATTATTTTGAAAAAGGTCTTACCGGCAAATTCAGGAGTGACGGATTTAATGCTTTATGTTTATATGAGAACATAAAAGAATCCGATTTTTGTAACGGGTACATAAATATCAGGCATTATTCAAAGCAACAGTTACCCGCCTTAGAAAAGAGCATTTATAACATATTCAATATATTTGAACCTGATATATTGCTTCTTTCACAGGGCAATCAAAAAAATGATAATTCATTAATGAAGGGAATAATGGACTTGGACTTTGACATTGAAATACGTGTAAATGATACTTTAGCTGTAGAAGTAAAGAGCTCTTATGAGATTCGTATTTTCAATGATTTCGATAATAATCAATTAGAAAATTTGTATTCTTACATACTGGAATTGTTTGAAAAAGAAGAGTAG
- a CDS encoding NAD-dependent epimerase/dehydratase family protein, producing the protein MDKYIKEDCMEYLNKIDMSPLYNKTVLITGANGLIGTYIIYMLHLANLIKGAEIKIHAISRSKPCEALASIFEQNYSFYSEDLNNMDFDKFKVKADYIIHGATYAQPGKFLRNYLDTIHLNTIVTEKLLQKAKRDSSVILFLSSSEIYGEPDSDNIPTTESYPGFCSPVNVRAVYSESKRMGETLCFAYRHYEGVEAKVARISMTYGPGVKGDDERVLGQFIRRALEKKNITMLDDGSKIRTFCYIADCALVLLHIIAYGNDFVYNVGGWDSISIKTLAQEVCSVTGSTLTIDNQQKKQAIEEIKVSPDKVQLDISKICSEFGLTDFKSLREGLVRTVEWNKNKWNLQMK; encoded by the coding sequence TTGGATAAATATATTAAAGAAGACTGCATGGAGTATTTAAACAAAATAGATATGTCTCCTCTTTATAACAAAACTGTATTGATTACAGGTGCCAACGGATTAATTGGAACTTATATCATATACATGCTTCATCTTGCCAACCTTATAAAGGGAGCTGAAATTAAAATTCATGCTATAAGCAGAAGCAAGCCTTGCGAGGCGTTGGCGAGCATATTTGAGCAAAATTACAGCTTTTATTCTGAAGACCTTAATAATATGGATTTTGATAAGTTCAAAGTGAAGGCTGACTATATCATACATGGAGCAACTTACGCACAACCCGGTAAATTCCTTAGAAATTATCTGGATACTATTCACTTAAACACCATAGTTACTGAAAAGCTGCTTCAGAAAGCTAAAAGGGACAGTTCGGTAATATTATTCCTTAGCTCCTCTGAAATCTACGGTGAGCCTGATAGTGATAATATACCTACAACTGAGAGCTACCCGGGTTTTTGTTCTCCTGTAAACGTAAGGGCTGTGTATTCAGAGTCAAAAAGGATGGGAGAGACTTTGTGTTTTGCTTACAGGCACTATGAAGGTGTAGAGGCCAAAGTCGCAAGGATATCCATGACTTACGGGCCGGGAGTAAAGGGAGACGATGAACGTGTTCTTGGGCAGTTTATAAGACGGGCACTGGAAAAAAAGAATATTACCATGTTGGATGACGGAAGTAAAATAAGAACTTTCTGCTATATAGCAGATTGTGCTTTGGTGCTCTTGCATATTATTGCGTATGGTAATGATTTTGTGTATAACGTTGGAGGCTGGGACAGCATAAGTATAAAAACACTTGCCCAAGAAGTTTGTTCTGTTACCGGAAGTACTCTTACCATTGACAATCAGCAGAAGAAACAGGCTATTGAAGAAATAAAGGTTTCTCCCGACAAGGTTCAACTTGATATAAGCAAGATTTGTTCCGAATTTGGGCTTACAGACTTTAAGTCGTTAAGGGAAGGCCTTGTAAGAACTGTTGAATGGAATAAAAATAAGTGGAATTTGCAAATGAAATAA
- a CDS encoding alpha-ketoacid dehydrogenase subunit beta — protein MPWTTIEVEKQDKFVIMDDSQNGRMLSYKDALYEAMDQSLERDPRVFVMGEGVDDPGGVFGTTKGLHEKYGRERIFDTPIAENALTGIAAGAAMAGLRPVFVHSRMDFLLLSFDQLVNHAAKWSYMTGGKVSVPMVVRTVSARGWGSGAQHSQCLQGMLMNVPGLKIAAPATPYDAKGLLISSIIDNNPVLFVEHRWLYKTVGNVPDTLYSIPFGKGVVRRAGKDVTIVAVSYMLVEALKAAEKLQAQNISAEVIDLRTIKPIDEDIILESLAKTGKLIITDTGWKTGGVAAEIAALVAEKAVHMLKKPVVRVCCPDIPTPAGDLQEKAFYPDFETICTKAVELMK, from the coding sequence ATGCCTTGGACTACAATTGAAGTTGAAAAACAGGATAAATTTGTAATAATGGATGACTCCCAAAATGGAAGAATGCTTTCATATAAAGATGCTTTGTATGAAGCAATGGACCAATCTCTTGAAAGAGACCCTAGGGTTTTTGTTATGGGAGAGGGCGTGGATGACCCGGGAGGAGTTTTTGGAACTACAAAAGGATTGCATGAAAAGTATGGCCGTGAAAGGATTTTTGACACGCCTATCGCGGAAAATGCTCTGACAGGAATAGCAGCGGGAGCTGCAATGGCAGGATTAAGGCCTGTTTTTGTTCATAGCAGAATGGATTTCTTGCTGCTTTCATTTGACCAGTTGGTAAACCATGCTGCAAAATGGAGCTATATGACAGGAGGAAAGGTCAGTGTGCCAATGGTAGTGAGAACAGTGAGCGCAAGAGGATGGGGCTCAGGAGCCCAGCATTCACAATGCTTACAGGGTATGCTTATGAATGTTCCCGGACTGAAAATAGCCGCTCCTGCCACGCCTTATGATGCCAAGGGCTTGCTTATCTCAAGCATAATTGACAATAATCCTGTTCTGTTTGTTGAGCACAGGTGGCTCTATAAAACGGTGGGGAATGTACCGGACACACTTTATTCAATACCGTTTGGAAAGGGTGTTGTAAGAAGAGCGGGAAAGGATGTTACTATTGTTGCGGTATCCTATATGCTGGTCGAAGCCTTAAAGGCGGCAGAAAAGCTTCAAGCCCAGAACATATCTGCTGAGGTTATAGATTTAAGGACAATAAAACCGATAGACGAAGATATTATATTAGAATCCCTTGCAAAGACAGGCAAACTTATAATAACAGATACCGGATGGAAGACTGGCGGTGTTGCCGCAGAAATTGCAGCCCTTGTTGCTGAAAAGGCTGTTCATATGCTGAAAAAGCCTGTTGTAAGAGTTTGCTGTCCGGATATACCGACTCCGGCCGGAGATTTGCAGGAAAAAGCCTTTTATCCTGACTTTGAAACTATATGCACAAAGGCTGTTGAATTAATGAAATAA
- a CDS encoding thiamine pyrophosphate-dependent dehydrogenase E1 component subunit alpha yields MENEKLIELYKTMQTIRSVERKIEEEYKNDEMKTPIHLSIGQEAIAAGVCIHLRNEDYLFGTHRSHAQYIAKGGDIRKMIAELYLRKTGCTSGRGGSMHLMAPDRGIFGSTAIVGGSLPLGTGTALASKIQKNDRVTAVFFGDGAADEGTFHESLNFASLKKLPVIYVCENNFYAINSHQKERQSGDNIYKIAQGYGIPSYQIDGNDVLKVYEYAEKAVEQCRRGEGPVLLECVSYRWKGHIGTVDDLGVGFRPQEEYDYWISKCPIKWYKEYLKSRNILNDALEKSIHKEIDKLVKDAFEFAINSPKPQPEELLDFVYAD; encoded by the coding sequence ATGGAAAATGAAAAACTTATTGAGCTGTACAAAACTATGCAGACTATACGCAGCGTGGAACGCAAAATAGAAGAAGAATATAAAAATGACGAAATGAAAACCCCTATTCATCTTTCCATAGGGCAGGAGGCAATTGCGGCAGGAGTTTGCATACATCTACGTAACGAGGATTACCTTTTCGGAACTCATAGAAGCCATGCACAGTATATTGCAAAAGGCGGAGATATCAGGAAAATGATTGCTGAATTATACCTTCGTAAAACAGGATGTACTTCCGGCAGAGGAGGCTCCATGCATCTGATGGCTCCTGATAGAGGAATATTCGGCTCGACGGCCATAGTTGGAGGAAGCTTGCCTCTGGGAACGGGAACTGCTCTGGCATCTAAGATTCAAAAAAATGACAGGGTTACGGCTGTATTTTTCGGAGATGGTGCTGCTGATGAAGGAACGTTCCATGAAAGCCTGAATTTTGCATCACTTAAAAAACTTCCGGTTATATATGTATGTGAAAATAATTTTTATGCTATAAACTCCCACCAAAAGGAACGTCAGTCAGGAGACAATATTTATAAAATTGCTCAGGGGTATGGGATTCCGTCATATCAAATAGATGGGAATGATGTGCTTAAAGTATACGAGTACGCAGAAAAAGCTGTTGAGCAGTGCAGAAGAGGAGAGGGGCCTGTTTTGCTGGAGTGCGTAAGCTACAGATGGAAGGGCCATATCGGCACTGTGGATGATTTGGGCGTGGGATTCAGACCTCAGGAGGAGTATGATTACTGGATTTCAAAGTGCCCCATCAAATGGTATAAAGAATATCTCAAAAGCAGAAATATTCTTAACGATGCACTGGAAAAATCTATCCATAAAGAAATAGATAAGTTGGTAAAGGACGCTTTTGAATTTGCAATTAATTCACCCAAACCACAACCTGAAGAATTACTTGATTTTGTTTATGCAGATTAA
- a CDS encoding O-fucosyltransferase family protein, with translation MEQNKFLLINTTGDGFWYDMHHTLSNLLLAELTQRIPVIYWGSKSMYSTEDASNAFEQYFLPLSKYGMDELVENINHNENIEIANKYTDIDSIICRMDEACPYFGLNSVEIYRIMLKKYIRLRPEVEKEIDDFYTINMKGKEIISVHIRGSDKILEVSHLHELNKLYPAKINNYLKERQEACIFLMTDCKDILAEYKNIYGDRLINTDCKRVLKNGGGVHFQEYVNNRLKGIEIIKDTWLAAKSDYFVGNGFSNVSRAVCELKDWQNQNVTLLF, from the coding sequence TTGGAACAGAATAAATTTTTACTTATCAATACAACGGGAGACGGATTTTGGTATGACATGCATCATACCCTGTCTAATCTTTTGCTTGCAGAGCTTACACAAAGGATTCCTGTTATTTATTGGGGAAGCAAGAGCATGTATAGTACGGAGGATGCCTCAAACGCTTTTGAACAGTATTTTCTTCCCCTATCAAAATATGGTATGGATGAATTGGTAGAGAATATTAATCACAATGAGAACATAGAGATAGCGAACAAATACACAGATATAGATAGCATTATATGCCGTATGGATGAAGCCTGCCCGTATTTTGGTTTGAATTCCGTAGAAATTTATAGGATTATGCTTAAAAAATATATACGGCTTCGACCTGAAGTTGAAAAAGAGATAGATGATTTCTACACCATAAATATGAAGGGTAAAGAAATTATATCAGTACATATAAGAGGAAGTGACAAGATATTGGAGGTTAGTCATCTTCATGAACTGAACAAACTCTATCCGGCGAAAATAAACAATTATTTGAAAGAAAGGCAGGAGGCCTGCATTTTTCTTATGACCGACTGCAAAGACATACTGGCAGAGTATAAAAACATTTATGGCGACAGGTTAATTAATACTGACTGTAAAAGGGTTCTGAAAAATGGAGGAGGAGTTCACTTCCAGGAATATGTTAACAACAGGTTGAAAGGAATTGAAATTATAAAAGATACATGGCTTGCAGCAAAAAGTGACTATTTTGTAGGAAATGGCTTCTCAAATGTTTCCAGAGCAGTATGCGAACTAAAAGACTGGCAAAACCAGAATGTAACACTGCTTTTTTGA
- a CDS encoding mannose-1-phosphate guanylyltransferase: MEKFVVIMAGGSGTRLWPLSKEKKPKQFISVDDGECMLVQTINRVCRSVPPSNCFIVTNQSLVELTKEVVKDIIPYSNIIPEPRKKNTAACIAYTAILLEKRLGEAVLCFVPADGYVKDKLGYTETINLAFRTAEEKNSLVVIGINPTYPSTAYGYIKVDKGADSEEQILKVIRFTEKPKEETARLMLEAGDYLWNGGIVAGTSGTIINHIRQHISEHYTSISKALIHEGSEKFNTYIDNAYNEIQDISFDSAVLEKSKDIYVIRASFDWDDIGSIDTLSGTLEKDEDGNSWKGDYIALQTTDSVIYADGILIAVIGLDNVIVAGTNEAIIVCPRGRAQEVKDLVEIMKKNGYENFL, encoded by the coding sequence ATGGAGAAATTTGTCGTTATTATGGCAGGAGGCTCAGGAACAAGACTATGGCCGCTGTCAAAAGAAAAAAAGCCAAAGCAGTTTATATCTGTTGATGACGGCGAATGTATGCTGGTTCAGACAATTAATCGAGTATGCCGGAGCGTTCCACCTTCCAATTGCTTTATTGTAACAAATCAAAGTCTTGTAGAACTGACCAAAGAAGTTGTAAAGGACATAATCCCATATTCAAATATAATTCCTGAACCAAGGAAGAAGAACACTGCTGCATGTATTGCATATACAGCTATACTGCTTGAAAAAAGACTGGGAGAAGCAGTTCTGTGCTTTGTTCCGGCGGATGGCTATGTGAAAGATAAGCTTGGCTACACCGAAACAATAAATCTTGCATTCAGGACGGCGGAGGAAAAGAATAGTCTTGTTGTAATAGGAATCAATCCCACATATCCCTCTACCGCATATGGTTATATAAAAGTTGATAAGGGAGCAGATTCAGAAGAGCAAATTCTCAAGGTTATAAGATTTACTGAGAAACCAAAGGAGGAAACGGCCCGTTTAATGCTTGAAGCAGGTGACTACCTGTGGAATGGAGGTATTGTGGCCGGAACATCAGGGACAATAATTAATCATATCAGACAACATATATCCGAGCATTATACATCTATCTCAAAGGCACTTATACATGAAGGAAGTGAAAAATTTAACACATATATTGATAATGCATATAATGAAATACAGGATATTTCATTTGACAGTGCTGTACTGGAAAAGAGCAAAGACATATATGTAATAAGGGCTTCTTTCGACTGGGATGATATAGGGAGTATTGATACATTGTCGGGAACACTGGAAAAAGATGAGGATGGCAACTCTTGGAAGGGTGACTATATAGCTCTGCAAACTACCGATTCTGTAATTTATGCCGATGGGATTCTTATTGCGGTAATAGGTCTGGATAATGTTATAGTTGCCGGTACAAATGAGGCTATTATTGTTTGCCCAAGAGGGAGGGCACAGGAAGTCAAAGACTTGGTTGAAATAATGAAAAAGAATGGATATGAAAATTTCTTGTAG
- a CDS encoding EamA family transporter, with the protein MQGKYILLAILNSGLTVLGQTLWKIGLEKMEGYSLKLLLNPLILAGVFVYGISTVLWLYVLSKLPFSTAYPLNSVAYALSLFVGFWIFKENIDLRKIFGTILILAGVFYIAKG; encoded by the coding sequence ATGCAGGGTAAATATATACTACTGGCAATTTTAAACTCAGGACTTACTGTGTTAGGACAGACGCTGTGGAAAATCGGGCTTGAAAAAATGGAGGGCTATAGTTTAAAGCTTTTACTGAACCCACTGATACTTGCAGGAGTTTTTGTTTACGGTATCTCTACGGTTTTATGGCTATATGTACTTTCCAAGCTGCCGTTTTCAACTGCATACCCCCTAAACAGCGTTGCTTATGCCCTAAGCCTCTTTGTTGGCTTTTGGATTTTTAAAGAGAATATCGACCTCCGTAAAATTTTTGGTACTATACTCATTCTGGCAGGAGTATTTTATATAGCCAAAGGGTAG
- a CDS encoding glycosyltransferase family 2 protein, whose product MESIIIIPAYNEQDNILDVINDIEQNAPGYHYMVINDGSTDKTGLILRQNHIPHINLPFNIGIGGAVQTGYKYAFEKGYDIVIQFDGDGQHKASFITEMINIIEDGNADMVIGSRFLDKKGYQSTFIRRLGIKYFRFLIWLLSGSGVTDSTSGFRACNRKIIELFSKNYPQDYPEPESIMILKQKKLRVTEVPVEMKKRARGNSSINRSLSVYYMVKVTLAIILSRMRPRIRRFSN is encoded by the coding sequence ATGGAAAGTATAATAATAATACCTGCTTACAATGAGCAGGATAATATTCTTGATGTGATAAATGATATTGAGCAAAATGCTCCAGGGTATCATTATATGGTTATAAATGACGGTTCAACGGACAAAACAGGATTAATATTGCGGCAAAACCACATTCCCCATATTAATCTTCCCTTTAACATAGGTATAGGAGGAGCTGTTCAAACCGGCTATAAATACGCCTTTGAAAAAGGCTACGATATAGTTATACAGTTTGACGGCGACGGTCAGCATAAGGCCTCCTTTATAACTGAAATGATTAATATTATTGAAGATGGAAATGCAGATATGGTTATTGGCTCAAGATTTTTGGATAAGAAAGGCTACCAATCTACTTTTATCAGACGGTTGGGCATAAAGTACTTCCGTTTTTTGATATGGCTGTTGTCAGGGTCGGGAGTCACGGACTCAACTTCCGGCTTCAGAGCCTGCAACAGAAAAATCATTGAGCTATTTTCAAAAAACTATCCTCAGGACTATCCCGAACCGGAATCCATAATGATTTTAAAACAAAAAAAATTAAGAGTAACAGAAGTTCCTGTAGAAATGAAAAAAAGGGCCCGTGGAAATTCTTCAATAAACAGGTCTCTGTCCGTTTACTATATGGTCAAAGTTACACTGGCAATAATTTTGAGCCGCATGAGACCTCGCATAAGACGGTTTTCTAATTAA
- a CDS encoding DUF2304 domain-containing protein, whose translation MNIRLQISILLIGFILLTSILKMVQKTKLDLKYSILWIVSSVMFIIIAAFPVIPHWVADLIGIIEPANAVFLVLILFELGINLNLTITISKQTNKVKNMAQYIALMENQNREKS comes from the coding sequence ATGAACATACGGTTACAGATAAGTATTCTTCTTATAGGTTTTATTTTACTTACATCAATACTAAAGATGGTACAAAAAACAAAGCTGGACCTCAAGTACAGTATTCTTTGGATTGTATCCTCTGTAATGTTTATAATCATTGCTGCTTTCCCTGTCATCCCTCATTGGGTTGCAGACCTAATAGGAATAATCGAACCTGCAAATGCAGTATTTTTGGTACTTATTCTATTTGAGCTGGGTATAAACCTTAACCTTACCATAACCATTTCCAAACAGACCAACAAGGTTAAAAATATGGCACAGTATATTGCCCTGATGGAGAACCAAAACCGTGAAAAAAGTTGA